The Pseudophryne corroboree isolate aPseCor3 chromosome 10, aPseCor3.hap2, whole genome shotgun sequence DNA segment TTAAGTTCTGCTGACTGTTTGCTAACAGGGTGGGAGAATCTTTACAAGACTATtaaaataaaagttaaaaaaaaaaaaaaccctgctagaAAGCTGCATTTGGATAGAATGCAGAGAAATAACCCttaaaaacattttatttaagaAAAAGATAGCCATGAAGTCCAGCACTGCTAAGAATTCTCTTTTCTTTTTTATTGCTTTGAGGTGGGGCGGGGGATAGAGAAGTAGTGACTCTTGCAGAGAGCACCGTATGAACTAAAAACATTTACCAACCAAGGACTCACCTCCTGTCTGAGCATCAAATCTCTTAGTGGCGATAGCATCAATTTCATCGATAAATATGATGGCGGGAGCATTCTCTTTGGCGAGCCGGAAAACGTCCCGTACCATGCGAGGACCCTCACCCAGATACTTCTGGACAAACTCTGAGCCCACCACACGGATGAAAGCAGCTGTGAGAAGAGGAATATGAGGTGATGTCGGTGAGGGGGACTTTCATAACCGGAAATCTCACGATAACCGATCACAGAAGTCAGCAATGACGTTAAATAAACAGCAGTGCCCCTAAGATCCCCAAAACACAAAGGGGGTGAGCGATCTTCTAGATTGTGCATTTTGCGCAGTAATAGCTTACTCTGCGGACACACTGCGCTTATCCTACACAAACTTACGCTCCTTTAATGAAATATATTTTTTAGACTAcagcagctacaaaaaaaaaaaaaatgggactaTTACAGTTAATGAGAAATTGTACAACACAAGACAATATGCTGCCGCTATATAAAGGACTGGTAGTAAATAAACTGTTCATAACTAAAATTTCATACAGTGGTGTAAACTGAGATTATATGAGCCCGTCTTCCTGTCCAAATAAGTTCAAACATGATTTTGGAGTAACAACTGGGCTTAAATCGAAGGTCTCCAAGAATTCTTTCAGACAGCgcatatagggggatattcagaGAAGGACGCAGATCACGgcatacgcagccggatctgcgttcatctctgaacatGCTGAGTGACGCCCAACACAGGGAAAGGCCGCCCCCAGAATGTGTGGGGCCACCTCCCAATGCGTtcgcaatctaattgcgaacgcATTGGAACTaaggtgacatcacgcagccgccccgaaaccGGTCCCACCCTGCCCCCGTTTGCCCCCCCCTCCCTGATGCTACGTCCCGAAAAcacccgccactgtcaatcacactgcggtcgCACACATCGGGGATGCGAATGCAATGTGTATGCCCACGCATCCGCaaactgaatgacccccttaatcaccAAGCATCTCTCTCTTACTACTTCCTTGCTTAGTAACAGTCACTATCTAATAGTGATTGTGAATGTGTTTATATAGTAACACATTAGCCTGCGTGATACAGACATCGGCGAGTTCATGGCGAGACTGACcactgttttaaaggggcaatcatttaaaagacaaAAACAAATTGACTAGAGGAGTGCCCTTTTAAAACCATCAGGCAGTCTTTCCAGGAATTTGCCGATGCCTGCACTGTGCAGCAGGCCATTAAATTGGGATAtcgatgccggaatccagacagacggaatcccggcacacaggggctattcccacccgtgggtgtccacgacacccatagagtgcgaaTAGATCCTGTGGGGAGCGCAgtaagccaccgagcctgcagcgtggtgagcgcaaggaGCCAACAAGGGGACTCGtaatgctcgccccgctgccggcatactggtgtgcGAGATTTCACTGTTGGGAtagcgacagccggcatcccgccgccgggaatacatatgtattccattaCATTTACCCCTCAGTGTATGACTGTCCCACTACAATGGGGTCCGGAATTCTGAAGCCACAGAACAGAACTAGAAGTCTCATTCTCACTGACCTGTTGTGTGATGGGCCACAGCTTTGGCCAGCATGGTCTTGCCGCAACCAGGAGGACCGTACATCAGAACTCCACGGGGAGGATCAATACCGATCTGCATAAGCAGAGAGAGTAAAAAGCGTTACGGTTCACCGCCTACTATTATCACATAGTCTAATACAGCATATGCTCCATGTAAATGCAGAGTCTCACACACCTGCTTATAGAGCTCAAAGTGTGTTAGTGGCAGCTCCACGGCCTCCCTGACCTCCTGCTTTTGGATGTCCATGCCTCCAATGTCCGAATATAACACGTCCGGCTTCTGGTCTGAAGGGACACGAATGTGAATAAGATACATTATCTGGACTAGGTGACCCACATGGTGGGTGGGATAGTCTCATGTGTAATACCTGTATGCTGATATCAGTAGGAGACACAGGCCTGAAAGTAACAGCATGCGAGCTGGAGGCAGCCGTGAGATTGCAGCGATTTAGATTTAAAGCACCAATTTCCACAATGCAGAACCAACCTGGATAATGGTCACTTAACATCTTACTGCTAATCGGCATCTCGCAGATATCTCACTTTGTTACATTTGTCCGCAGTGTACTCCAGTGGCGCAGTCCTGACTCTGCCTAATGTGCAGGGGGCGGGAGCGACACAAAGACTGGCAGGAGATTAGCGATGGGTCATTACCTGACGTGAGCATCATGATACTACTGTCAGCCTCTGGGGGGAGGACATctaccagtgcattgctgtgcttgTGGAGCGCAACCGAGGCGTTCGGCTTCAGCAGTTCCCGGTCGATGGTGCTTAGTATCCGCACATAGTAATTGGATCCTAAAGAAATTATGTAAATGGACAAATGTTAATGCAGAAAACTATATCAAATGCATTAGACTCTAAGGGGTaggtttactaaagcttctaatatAGACGTAGTGGTGGCGTTtcacatagcaactaatcagattatatCATTTTCTAAGATGCAATAGAGGAACGATAGCAATACTCTGtttcgttgctatgggcaacaacaacATCACTttccatttttagaagctttagtgaaACTACAGTACCCATGTAATGAACCCCAGTAGTAGTCATATTTCCACCCGCCTATCTCAGGGCCATCTCGTACCAGTTGTGGACCCTACAATCGCAGTATTCTGGTCCACAGCCTCCAGGAACTGCCCGATGACCAGCGGGATACTCTGGATGCGCTTCACCTCCTCCTGGGCGTGCAGGAACTCCTTTTTCAGGTTCTTCTGCTCATCCTTAATATATTCCTCCTGAACCTCTAAGAATTCCAACTCCTGTTGTAGTTTCTGTGACACAGAGAAGAGACTCATCAGAAAGAGACACGTGGCTGTCTGATATCAATGACACTAGCAGAGGCAGTAGGGTAGGGTACAATGTAGCAGTCATTACAGACAAATCATTCTGACATAACTGGAACCTTCAGGagcagcagtggaatactgtattaAGGGTATAACGAGAGCGCTCACCTTATACCGACTGTATAAATCCTCCAAATCTTCAGGCTCTGGACCAAGAAAAGAGAGCGCCGTAACTGGGCGTGAAGACACCAGGGAGGGGGCTTCATCCTGGGATGGAAGAACATTTATATAAGGAAACTGCATCCACATAATCTGCATTCTAGGGCTTTCTATTATAAAAATAAGACGCCCACATATAAAATTGCTAGAAGAGCGGTGATTGGCTACAGTTGGGACACTGGCAGTAGGGCTGGCCATAGAATAGTAGTGGTGATACAGACACTATGTTGGGGACACCGCTTCCAGGTAGTGGTGACCAACCACTGACGGCCATGACATAGATGGTACATGGGTTTGAACCACTGACCATGTTTCATATATTGCACATGCACAGTCAGTACCTGCACAAAATGCATTTAAGTTTTACCATCGGACTCAGCCATCGATAGTATACCATCAGTTAATGGCCATCGATGGAGAAACCACGCACTAGAGATCTCTGACCATCGATGGTAGCTAAACCATTGATGATCGATGGCCAACCCTACTTCTGGGCATCCACAGGTGAGGGGACTGAATTACACATTGGATCGGATATCAGCATGTGATGGCGGCAATCCTGGCACCAAAGGGGCAAACCATTTCCATGGAGCCCTGATGGGCTTCCATAGGTAATGGTGAGCAGCCATCCCTAGCTGGGGGTGAGGACTGCTAGATGAGGGTCCCCTATATACCGCTGCACTACTAGATGAGGGTCGGAGGGGGGGGCCCTATATACCACTGCACTGCTAGATGATGGCCGGAGGGTTTCCCCTATATACCGCTGCACTGCTAGATGATGGCCGGAGGGGGTTCCCCTATATACCGCTGCACTGCTAGATGATGGCCGGAGGGGCCCCCCCTATATACCGCTGGACAGCTAGATGAGGGCCCCCTATATACTGCTGTACTGCTAGATGATGGCCGGAGGGGGTTCCCCTATATTCCGCTGCACTGCTAGGTGAGGGCTGGAGGGAGGCCCCCTATATACCGCTGGCCAGCTAGATGAGGGCCCCCTATATACCGCTGGACAGCTAGATGAgggccgggaagggggggggggggggctatataccCCTGCACTGCTAGAtgagggccggggggggggggggctatataccCCTGCACTACTAGAtgagggccgggggggggggggggctatataccCCTGCACTGCTAGATGAGGGCCGGGGGGGGGCTATATACCCCTGCACTGCTagaggagggccggagggggggctATATACCCCTGCACTGCTAGATGAGGGCCGGGGGGGCTATATACCCCTGCACTGCTAgatgagggccggaggggggctgtCAGGAGGATACCCCAGCAGCGCAGACACTATGGGAGCCACACCTGTGTGATCACCCATCCCCGCCTCAGCCGCCAGTCAGCGGGTCAGGCTAGAACATGGAGCGCCCTCCCCGGGGAACAGGTACCTGGGCGCCGCTCTTCTCTGTGATCACCCCGATCTCCTCCATTATCCGCTGATTCTCTGTGTCACTGCGGCGCGCACTACCTGCGTCACTTCCGGCACCGGCCTGACGTCACGGGGATGGGCGGGGACACCAGTCAGGCATGGACAGAGCAGAGGAGAGAGCTCAACGTCTTCATGagtcctgtcccctccctacctctGTGTTCTGCACTGAGCACTCATCTCTCTATTACCTAGCGGTGATCATAGCCACTGAGCCACCCAGTCTGCAATGTATTATCCATAAACACTGCAGTGTATACTATCACCTATATTACCCACTGAGCCACCCACTGACACTGCTGTGTATGCTATATTCACCTATATTACCCACCGAGCCACCCACTGACTACAATGTATACTAaaatcacttttctctgacgtcctagtggatgctggggactccgtcaggaccatggggaatagcggctccgcaggagacagggcacaaaatttaaaagtttgaccactaggtggtgtgtactggctcctccccctatgaccctcctccaagcctcagttaggtttttgtgcccgtccgagcagggtacaatctaggtggctctcataaagagctgcttagagtaaaagttttgatagttttattattttcagtgagtcctgctggcaacaggctcactgcaacgagggacctaggggagaagaagtgaactcacctgcgtgcaggatggatttgcttcttaggctactggacactagctccagagggacgatcacaggtacagcctggatgggtcaccggagccgcgccgccgacccccttgcagatgccgaagtaagaagaggtccagaaaccggcggctgaaggcttttcagtcttcatgaggtagcgcacagcactgcagctgtgcgccattgcgctcaggcacacttcacaccggcggtcactgagggtgcagggcgctggggggggcgccctgggcagcaatgttaatacctttctggctaaaaagaatacatcacatatagtccatgaggctatatggatgaatttcacccctgccaggtctcagaaaaaccgggagaagagcccgccggaatagggggcggggcctatctcctcagcacacagcgccattttcctacacagctccgctgctaggaaggctcccaggctctcccctgcactgcactacagaaacagggtaaaaaacagagagggggggcattttttggcgatattatatatatttaagcagctataaggaaacaacacttatataaggttgttcctatataattatagcgctttggtgtgtgctggcaaactctccctctgtctccccaaagggctagtggggtcctgtcttctatcagagcattccctgtgtgtctgctgtgtgtcggtacgtgtgtgtcgacatgtatgaggacgatgttggtgtggaggcggagcaattgccggtaatggtgatgtcaccccctagggagtcgacaccggaatggatggctttgtttatggaattacgtgataatgtcagcacgctgcaaaagtcggttgacgacatgagacgaccggcaaaccagttagtacctgtacaggcgtctcaaacaccgtcaggggctgtaaaacgccctttgcctcagtcggtcgacacagacccagacacggacaccgaatctagtgtcgacggtgaagaaacgaacgtattttccagtagggccacacgttatatgatcacggcaatgaaggaggctttgcatatctctgatactgcaagtaccacaaaaaggggtattatgtggggtctgaaaaaactacctgtagtttttcctgaatcagaggaattgaatgatgtgtgtgatgaagcgtgggttacccctgataaaaaactgctaatttcaaagaagttattggcgttataccctttcccgccagaggttaaggcgcgctgggaaacaccccctagggtggacaaggcgctcacacgtttatccaaacaagtggcgttaccgtctcctgatacggccgccctcaaggatccagctgataggaggctggaaaatactctaaaaagtatatacacacatactggtgttatactgcgaccagcaatcgcctcagcctggatgtgcagtgctggggtggcttggtcggattccctgactgaaaatattgataccctggatagggacagtattttattgactatagagcaattaaaggat contains these protein-coding regions:
- the PSMC4 gene encoding 26S proteasome regulatory subunit 6B — protein: MEEIGVITEKSGAQDEAPSLVSSRPVTALSFLGPEPEDLEDLYSRYKKLQQELEFLEVQEEYIKDEQKNLKKEFLHAQEEVKRIQSIPLVIGQFLEAVDQNTAIVGSTTGSNYYVRILSTIDRELLKPNASVALHKHSNALVDVLPPEADSSIMMLTSDQKPDVLYSDIGGMDIQKQEVREAVELPLTHFELYKQIGIDPPRGVLMYGPPGCGKTMLAKAVAHHTTAAFIRVVGSEFVQKYLGEGPRMVRDVFRLAKENAPAIIFIDEIDAIATKRFDAQTGADREVQRILLELLNQMDGFDQNVNVKVIMATNRADTLDPALLRPGRLDRKIEFPLPDRRQKRLILSTITSKMNLSEEVDLEDYVARPDKISGADINSITQEAGMLAVRENRYIVLAKDFEKAYKTVIKKDEQEHEFYK